One window of the Betaproteobacteria bacterium genome contains the following:
- a CDS encoding TonB-dependent receptor, producing the protein MQQRTLALALALAFAGGAHAANDADLAAIRAQIDEMKKTYEQRIAALEQKLTQAEAKAVGAERKAEAASAVASSAAAARPAPAHADFHPEIGLFLQGKYKEMKNVPERGITGFFAAGGHEHEGSSVEGENRRGFSVDHTELMLSASVDPYWRGMAVLALQDGEVEVEEAWFQSLAIGHGVGLKGGRFRSGIGYLNEQHAHQWDFADAPLIYQALFGSHGSYAQDGLQLKWLAPAPFFLEFGAEIGRGANFPGSDRNKNGSGAGALFAHVGGDVGIAHSWRAGVSYLRTAARDREAHFEDLGGLEAVGAFSGRSRTWGADLVWKWAPDGNPKYRNFKFQTEYFQRREEGELTCSDDEGAGNACDPLAAGDSVTSRYRTRQNGWYAQGVYQFSPQWRAGLRYEQLDSGRRDFGSNAANLVVEDYKPKRASLMADYSWSEFSRVRLQYAHDRSMAGLTDHQWTLQYIMSLGAHGAHKF; encoded by the coding sequence ATGCAGCAGCGAACACTCGCGCTGGCGCTCGCCCTGGCTTTTGCCGGGGGCGCCCACGCCGCCAACGACGCCGACCTGGCCGCCATCCGCGCCCAGATCGACGAGATGAAGAAAACCTACGAGCAGCGCATCGCCGCCCTCGAACAGAAGCTGACCCAGGCCGAGGCCAAGGCCGTCGGCGCCGAGCGCAAGGCGGAGGCGGCGAGCGCCGTCGCCTCTTCGGCCGCAGCGGCCCGGCCGGCTCCCGCCCATGCTGACTTCCATCCGGAGATCGGCCTCTTCCTCCAGGGCAAGTACAAGGAGATGAAGAACGTGCCCGAGCGGGGCATCACCGGCTTTTTCGCGGCCGGTGGGCACGAGCACGAGGGGAGCAGCGTCGAGGGGGAGAATCGCCGCGGCTTTTCCGTGGATCACACGGAGTTGATGCTGTCGGCCAGCGTCGACCCCTACTGGCGCGGCATGGCGGTTCTGGCCCTGCAGGACGGCGAGGTGGAGGTGGAGGAGGCCTGGTTCCAGTCCCTGGCCATCGGCCACGGCGTCGGCCTCAAGGGCGGGCGCTTCCGTTCCGGCATCGGTTATCTCAACGAGCAGCACGCGCACCAGTGGGATTTCGCCGACGCGCCCCTGATCTACCAGGCCCTTTTCGGCAGCCACGGCAGCTATGCCCAGGACGGCTTGCAGCTCAAGTGGCTGGCGCCGGCACCCTTCTTCCTGGAATTCGGGGCGGAAATCGGCCGCGGCGCCAACTTTCCGGGGAGCGACCGCAACAAGAACGGCAGCGGGGCCGGTGCCCTGTTCGCCCATGTGGGCGGCGACGTTGGCATCGCCCACAGTTGGCGGGCGGGCGTGTCCTACCTGCGTACGGCGGCCCGCGACCGGGAGGCGCATTTCGAGGACTTGGGCGGCCTGGAGGCGGTCGGCGCCTTCAGCGGGCGCTCCCGCACCTGGGGGGCCGACTTGGTCTGGAAGTGGGCGCCGGACGGCAATCCCAAGTACCGCAACTTCAAGTTCCAGACCGAGTACTTCCAGCGCCGGGAGGAGGGTGAGCTGACCTGCTCCGACGACGAGGGCGCAGGCAATGCCTGCGACCCGCTGGCCGCGGGCGACAGCGTGACCAGCCGCTACCGTACCCGCCAGAACGGCTGGTACGCCCAGGGGGTCTATCAGTTCTCGCCCCAGTGGCGGGCCGGCCTGCGTTACGAGCAACTGGACAGCGGCCGCCGCGATTTCGGCAGCAACGCCGCCAACCTGGTGGTGGAGGATTACAAGCCGAAGCGGGCGTCCCTCATGGCCGATTACAGCTGGAGCGAGTTCTCCCGCGTGCGCCTGCAGTACGCCCACGACCGCTCCATGGCGGGCTTGACCGACCACCAGTGGACCCTGCAATACATCATGAGCCTGGGGGCCCACGGCGCCCACAAGTTCTAG
- a CDS encoding zinc ABC transporter substrate-binding protein, whose protein sequence is MKRIFGFTFFLLAAVPAWAVVNVFATVPEWAALVREIGGDKVKVYAATHALQDPHRIEARPSLLAQARSAHLVVAGGADLEVGWLPVVLRDCGNALIQPGRPGYFEAVRWVTPIEVPASVDRAQGDVHAAGNPHLHLDPRNVLKVAAALAVRLAEIDPGNAAAYRANGQAFADKWQAAMARWERQGAVLKGVAVLVHHRSFSYLLAWLGMTETGTLEPKPGVEPSSGHLTELLARQQTQPARMVLRAAYQGEGPSLWVAGRAKIPAVVLPFTVGGSEGAQDLFGLFDDTLARLTGALR, encoded by the coding sequence ATGAAACGCATTTTTGGCTTCACTTTCTTCTTGCTGGCCGCCGTGCCCGCCTGGGCGGTGGTGAATGTCTTCGCCACCGTACCCGAGTGGGCAGCGCTGGTCCGCGAGATCGGCGGAGACAAGGTGAAGGTTTACGCCGCCACCCATGCCCTCCAGGATCCCCACCGCATCGAGGCGCGGCCCTCGCTGCTGGCTCAGGCCCGTTCGGCGCACCTGGTGGTGGCCGGCGGCGCCGATCTGGAGGTCGGCTGGCTGCCGGTGGTGCTGCGGGATTGCGGCAATGCCCTCATCCAGCCGGGCAGGCCGGGCTACTTCGAGGCGGTCCGCTGGGTGACGCCCATCGAGGTGCCGGCCAGCGTGGATCGCGCCCAGGGCGACGTGCACGCTGCCGGCAACCCCCATCTCCATCTCGATCCGCGCAACGTGCTCAAAGTGGCGGCGGCCCTTGCCGTACGGCTGGCCGAGATCGATCCCGGCAACGCCGCAGCCTACCGCGCCAACGGCCAGGCCTTCGCCGACAAGTGGCAGGCGGCCATGGCCCGCTGGGAGAGGCAGGGGGCGGTGCTGAAGGGGGTGGCGGTCCTGGTGCATCACCGCTCCTTCAGCTACCTCCTGGCCTGGCTGGGCATGACCGAGACCGGCACCCTGGAGCCCAAGCCGGGGGTGGAGCCCTCCAGCGGCCATCTGACCGAGCTCCTGGCGCGGCAGCAGACCCAGCCGGCCCGCATGGTGCTGCGGGCGGCTTACCAGGGTGAAGGGCCGAGCCTGTGGGTGGCGGGGCGGGCGAAAATTCCGGCCGTGGTCCTGCCTTTCACGGTCGGCGGGTCGGAAGGCGCTCAGGATCTGTTCGGTCTCTTCGACGACACCCTGGCCCGCCTGACGGGAGCGCTGCGGTGA
- a CDS encoding ATP-binding cassette domain-containing protein has product MNLLAVRDLVVGWERPVAGPLSFSVGRGEIVALAGPNGAGKSTVFAALAGEGHVFSGEPSLAPGLRLGFQTQGMPPLEGLPLCGRDLLGLTGAVPAGLPPWLERCLDRRLDRLSGGQRQYLALWAILMAPADVLLLDEPTNNLDAAGLAHLSGVLRERAAAGAGILLVSHDADFVAGLGARSVELTPRPPSLPGGMGAAAAQEGALP; this is encoded by the coding sequence GTGAACCTCCTCGCCGTGCGCGACCTGGTGGTCGGTTGGGAGCGGCCGGTGGCGGGGCCTCTAAGCTTCAGCGTCGGCCGCGGCGAGATCGTCGCCCTGGCCGGTCCCAACGGGGCCGGCAAGTCCACCGTGTTTGCGGCCCTGGCGGGAGAGGGCCATGTCTTCTCCGGGGAACCGAGCCTGGCGCCGGGGCTGCGCCTGGGCTTTCAGACCCAGGGGATGCCCCCCCTGGAGGGTTTGCCCCTGTGCGGTCGGGATCTCCTGGGGCTCACCGGGGCGGTTCCCGCGGGGCTGCCGCCCTGGCTTGAGCGTTGCCTGGACCGCCGGCTGGACCGCTTGTCCGGCGGGCAGCGCCAGTATCTGGCCTTGTGGGCCATCCTGATGGCGCCGGCGGATGTGTTGCTCCTGGATGAACCGACCAACAACCTCGATGCTGCCGGACTTGCCCACCTGAGCGGCGTGCTGCGGGAAAGGGCGGCGGCGGGGGCGGGCATCCTGCTGGTGAGCCACGACGCTGATTTTGTCGCCGGCCTGGGCGCGCGGAGCGTCGAACTGACGCCGCGCCCGCCGTCCCTCCCGGGCGGGATGGGTGCCGCCGCAGCACAGGAGGGGGCACTGCCATGA
- a CDS encoding metal ABC transporter permease codes for MSDVLAGFFVVPFLTGLLLAVLLPVLGCYLRLRHEWLAALAYGNLAAAGSLAALALGIPLVVGGMAAAVVAVLLRRRSGDAPVRGSTYAFYLVGGWAVAVLLAANLPLAERLGHALFDGQLYFAERAHLLGTLGVGALVLPLLAALSKDLLLAEIFPRHHRLNGRSARAIHLGFDLLVVASLAAATLSLGVIAGFALAFVPPWLAFARGASWRQGLVLAVTAGVGAYVLAFSLALAFDQPFGPVLCLVLVGLAAAASGIPRGRRGSVEEKS; via the coding sequence ATGAGCGACGTGCTGGCCGGATTCTTTGTCGTCCCCTTCCTGACCGGCCTCCTTCTGGCGGTTCTCCTGCCCGTGCTGGGCTGCTACCTGCGCCTGCGCCATGAGTGGCTGGCGGCGCTGGCCTACGGCAATCTTGCCGCTGCCGGGTCGCTTGCGGCCCTCGCCCTCGGGATCCCACTGGTCGTCGGGGGGATGGCGGCCGCGGTGGTGGCGGTCCTGCTGCGCCGCCGCTCCGGCGATGCGCCGGTGAGGGGGAGCACCTATGCCTTCTACCTGGTGGGGGGCTGGGCTGTGGCGGTCCTGCTGGCCGCCAACCTTCCCCTCGCCGAGCGCCTGGGCCATGCCCTGTTCGACGGTCAGCTCTATTTTGCCGAGCGGGCTCATCTGCTGGGCACCCTGGGCGTTGGGGCGCTGGTTCTGCCTCTTCTCGCCGCCCTGTCGAAGGATTTGTTGCTGGCCGAGATTTTTCCGCGTCATCACCGCCTGAACGGCCGTTCGGCGCGAGCGATCCACCTGGGCTTCGATCTGCTGGTGGTGGCTTCTCTGGCGGCGGCAACCCTTTCGCTGGGGGTGATCGCCGGGTTTGCCCTGGCCTTCGTTCCCCCCTGGCTGGCCTTTGCCCGGGGGGCGAGCTGGCGACAGGGTCTCGTCCTGGCGGTGACCGCGGGGGTAGGCGCCTACGTGCTCGCGTTCTCCCTGGCACTGGCCTTCGATCAGCCCTTCGGTCCCGTCCTGTGTCTGGTGCTCGTCGGGCTGGCGGCGGCAGCATCGGGAATTCCCCGTGGCCGGCGGGGGAGTGTGGAGGAAAAGTCTTAG